The Gemmatimonadaceae bacterium genomic sequence ACCCATTCACCGCGTGTTCGGATCTGGTCGACTTGCCGTTCGTCCATCTTTTCGCAAACAGGTCGCACCATCAACGCTTCTTGCCTTGCTTCTTTCGCGAGTCGGCGAAGGCCGTTGGCGGTTTCCATTGCGGCATGACGCGCTTCATGTAGTCGTCGAACATCGGAACAGTGAAGGCCGTGTCACCGAATGCCGGGCTGTAGATCATCCCTTTGCGAATGAGCCCATCGCGGAGCGGTCCAACCTGTGAAACCCTTGCATCCAGCGCCGCAGCGATGTCACCGGAACGATGCGGGCCTGGACCAAGTGTCGCCATCGCGCGCAGGTAGTCGCGTTCACGCGGCGTGAGGCGATCGAGGCGGACACGAAAGAAGCCGCCGTCGAGTGCCTTGATCGCGGCACCCGTGGCACGTTCCACGTCGGCCCTGGTGATCGGAGAGGAGGGGGCCTCGTTCCAGGCCTTGGATCCCCATTCCTGAACGAAGTACGGATACCCTTTCGTCTGCTGCACAATCTCGACGAGCGCATCCGAGACGATGTCGGCGCCTTCGTGCCTGATGGGCTCGCGGATCGCGGCGATTGCGGCATCGCGGTCGAGCGGTCCTACCCCCGGAAAATCGAACAGGCGTTCGGCGTACGACTTGGCATCGCCAGCCAGGCCTGCGAGCAGCGGAAGGCCGGCTCCGAATACCACGATAGGGAGGCCGCGCTGCCCAATCTTGTGAACGGCAACGAGCAGGGCACTCAGGTCGTCCGACTTGAGGTACTGCACCTCATCGATGAGGATGACAACTGGCCGTCCCGCGGCCTTGGCTGCGACAGCGATCTCGAGAAGAAGGTCCGGGAGATCGATTTCAAGGTTGCCGGATGCACCGATCGCGTCGGGGGTGACTCCGACTTCGACTTCGCCGACTTTCATCGTGAACGTCGAAGCGAAGGACCGGAGCGTGCCGAGTGCTCTCACGGCGAGGTTCCGGGCCCTTTCGACCGCGCTGAGCTTAAGGAGCACCTTCCGGAGCTCGGGCACTAGCATGTCGGCGAGCCTGCGGTTTTCGGGAGCTTCGAGTTGAACGGTGAGGTACCCTTCGGATTCGGCGACCTCGCGTAACTTGTTCAGGAGAACTGTCTTACCGACGCCACGCAGTCCAAGCAGCATCTGGCTCTTGGCTGACCGTCCGTCCTTGACTCGTCGCAGCGCCACCCAGGCCGCCTCGATGATTCCCGCCCGACCAGCCAGTTCCGGTGGCGGGGTACCAGCCCCGGGCGCAAAAGGGTTCTTGAAGGCGTCCATGGTTGCTGTGGGCCGGGGGCTGGCGAATGCCAGAGTTAACGGAGATTATGTGCGTTGCACGTAAACTGCCATAATGTTCCTATATCCGGCAATACTGTCTCGACGGCTCTGTCGTGTCCGACCCACGACGGTCTCCTTCGGACTTCGCTGACGCCGGCCACGTGCGCCGCCGGCGAGCACGCTACCGGATGACTCATGTAGGCTGCCGAGTGCCACCGGCTGGGGAGTTGGTGGGTATCCGCGCGTTCGATGGCGTGGCGACGCGACCGCACGTTGCACGACGCCTCCCGATTGTGGAGCGATCCCGGTTCAGGCGCGCCTTGCTCACGAGTTCCTCATACCCGCTTCCTGGCTGCGGGGCTGCCAAGGGCCGCCGTGACCGCCGCGTCGATCGCGCGAACGATGGATGCCTTGCCGGTACCGTGACAGCCGCGCCATGGCTTGGTGTCGCACATGCTCCTGATAGACCGTCCAAGCCCCGTTCGCATCATCGAGAGGACGACCACGGCATCAATACCCGGGAGGCGGCGCGCAAATTCATCGACGAACGAACCCCAGTTCGAAGACCAGCCGGTGTGCATGAAATCAACGGTCAGCCACGCTCGGTCACTGTAGCCGGCCCTGATCGATTCGTCGTATTGCGCTTGTGTCTCGTTGCCGCCCACGACAAGGATGGAAATCGGACGCAGCGACTTGGGCGGGGAGCTGCTCAGCCTTGGCGCGGCCGTCAATCGGCGCCTCAGCTCGTCGAGTCCGAGGGTTTCAGCGTGGGGGT encodes the following:
- a CDS encoding AAA family ATPase; the encoded protein is MDAFKNPFAPGAGTPPPELAGRAGIIEAAWVALRRVKDGRSAKSQMLLGLRGVGKTVLLNKLREVAESEGYLTVQLEAPENRRLADMLVPELRKVLLKLSAVERARNLAVRALGTLRSFASTFTMKVGEVEVGVTPDAIGASGNLEIDLPDLLLEIAVAAKAAGRPVVILIDEVQYLKSDDLSALLVAVHKIGQRGLPIVVFGAGLPLLAGLAGDAKSYAERLFDFPGVGPLDRDAAIAAIREPIRHEGADIVSDALVEIVQQTKGYPYFVQEWGSKAWNEAPSSPITRADVERATGAAIKALDGGFFRVRLDRLTPRERDYLRAMATLGPGPHRSGDIAAALDARVSQVGPLRDGLIRKGMIYSPAFGDTAFTVPMFDDYMKRVMPQWKPPTAFADSRKKQGKKR